A region of Fibrobacter succinogenes subsp. succinogenes S85 DNA encodes the following proteins:
- a CDS encoding aminopeptidase P N-terminal domain-containing protein encodes MQARKNDVQAYSQVFLSSKNYDSKKIYAKRRKSLMEKLDSFCVFAGMPIEPGGEEAFVQTWTRFVQDPAFLYLMGVNQAGCYLVLDPRAMRSTLFVPRKDPFKEFWNGKRLGFVDGENVVARLTGVEEVRPIDELWDFVESLAKKYANGKNAVDHAYAFYYEKFKGDHNEKLKNDLKKVLRPYKLSVKSCADKHFEDRLVLEPERIDDARVAQKITDEAFRALLTEMKNMKTERDVALFLNYEMQRRGDGDLAFPTIIAGGKNACCLHYVKNDEQLRDGELVLFDFGVRFGTLHSDISRTIPVNGRFDPLQKMLYEIVLESAKVYQRVVRPGVALKEIGMICWEFIMMELDRRL; translated from the coding sequence ATGCAAGCACGTAAAAATGACGTTCAGGCCTATTCTCAGGTCTTTTTATCGTCCAAAAATTACGATTCCAAGAAAATTTATGCGAAAAGACGCAAGTCTTTGATGGAAAAGCTAGACTCTTTTTGCGTTTTTGCCGGGATGCCCATTGAACCGGGGGGCGAGGAAGCCTTTGTACAAACTTGGACACGCTTTGTGCAGGACCCTGCGTTTTTGTACTTGATGGGCGTGAACCAGGCGGGTTGCTATCTGGTGTTGGACCCGCGTGCTATGCGTTCGACGCTCTTTGTGCCGCGCAAGGACCCGTTTAAGGAATTCTGGAACGGCAAGCGCCTTGGTTTTGTGGATGGCGAAAATGTTGTTGCTCGCTTGACGGGCGTCGAGGAAGTTCGGCCGATTGACGAACTTTGGGATTTTGTCGAGTCGCTTGCGAAGAAATATGCGAACGGCAAGAATGCGGTGGACCACGCTTATGCTTTCTATTACGAGAAGTTCAAGGGCGACCATAATGAAAAACTTAAGAATGATTTGAAGAAGGTGCTCCGCCCTTATAAGTTGAGCGTTAAGAGCTGTGCCGACAAGCACTTTGAAGACCGCCTAGTGCTAGAACCGGAGCGCATTGATGATGCCCGCGTGGCGCAAAAGATTACGGACGAGGCGTTCCGTGCGCTTTTGACCGAGATGAAGAATATGAAGACCGAGCGCGATGTGGCGCTGTTCCTCAATTACGAAATGCAGCGCCGTGGCGATGGCGACCTCGCGTTCCCGACAATTATTGCGGGGGGCAAGAATGCTTGCTGTCTGCATTACGTGAAGAACGACGAGCAATTGCGCGATGGTGAACTTGTGCTCTTTGACTTTGGTGTGCGGTTCGGGACGCTCCACAGCGATATCTCGCGCACCATCCCTGTAAATGGCAGGTTTGACCCGCTTCAAAAAATGTTGTACGAAATTGTGCTCGAATCTGCAAAGGTGTACCAGCGCGTGGTGCGTCCGGGTGTTGCTCTCAAGGAAATCGGCATGATTTGCTGGGAATTCATCATGATGGAACTCGACCGCCGCCTTTAA
- a CDS encoding M24 family metallopeptidase has protein sequence MYDKRPHGVSHFIGEHIHEGDPGSRSLDVVLKPGMLISCEPGLYGDFTATIDGKRYRESIGIRIEDDLIITKSGFENISEHIPRTVGEIEALMK, from the coding sequence TTGTACGACAAGAGGCCGCATGGGGTGAGCCACTTTATCGGGGAACATATCCACGAAGGCGACCCGGGTTCACGTTCCTTGGATGTGGTGCTTAAGCCGGGGATGCTCATCTCTTGCGAGCCGGGGCTGTATGGCGATTTTACGGCGACAATTGATGGCAAGCGCTACCGCGAAAGTATCGGCATCCGCATCGAAGATGATTTAATTATTACAAAAAGCGGTTTTGAAAATATTTCGGAGCATATTCCGCGCACAGTAGGGGAGATTGAGGCGCTCATGAAGTGA